Proteins from one Fragaria vesca subsp. vesca linkage group LG6, FraVesHawaii_1.0, whole genome shotgun sequence genomic window:
- the LOC101293707 gene encoding uncharacterized protein LOC101293707 translates to MRQPAYEVTTDFYDDYMNITKSTAIEILEHFTKAIWNVYHEHYLRRPTPADLRRLLDKATKRGFPKMIGSLDFIHWQWKNCPTRWGGQYTGYNGKPTIILEAMTSYDTWIWHAFFGLPGSLNDINVLEQSHLFNDVSRGETPQVSYEVQNRHYGQCYYLVDDIYLK, encoded by the coding sequence ATGAGACAACCTGCATATGAGGTCACAACCGACTTCTATGATGATTACATGAATATTACAAAATCCACTGCCATCGAGATTTTGGAACACTTCACTAAAGCAATATGGAATGTGTACCATGAGCATTATCTCCGTCGACCAACACCGGCAGATCTGCGACGGCTTCTCGATAAGGCAACAAAAAGAGGATTTCCGAAAATGATTGGGAGCCTCGATTTTATACACTGGCAGTGGAAAAATTGTCCCACCAGATGGGGAGGGCAGTATACTGGCTATAACGGGAAACCAACAATCATCTTAGAGGCAATGACATCCTATGATACTTGGATTTGGCACGCCTTCTTCGGCCTTCCAGGTTCCTTAAATGATATTAATGTCCTTGAACAATCACATTTGTTTAATGATGTGTCTCGTGGTGAAACTCCTCAGGTGAGCTATGAAGTACAAAATAGGCATTATGGGCAATGTTATTACCTTGTTGATGACATTTACCTGAAATGA